CTGACTCTCCCGTACCCAACACACAAGTGGTCCTGGCCCATCTCTTTCCTATCCTCCCTCAGGCcaacccaatcacctcccaactGGGGGCTGGCCCCTCACATGGCTCACGCAGGCCTTGGCAcacgccaccaccatgcccgcaTCTCCCTCACTGACATGGAGGGGGCGCCACTGACATGGTCTGAACAGCCCCTGCAGAGATGTGAACAACGCAGACCTCGAGTGGCTTCCACACCAAGAACAAACTCAGCCTCATGACCCGCGGTGCCCACGCTGCCACACGCCTGCCCTCTGTGCCTGCAGCCTCTGGGAGCCCAGGCCTGTCACCTCCGTGTCTGCTGTCATCACTGCCAAGACTCTGCTGAAGTCAGCACAGCAGGCCCATCCTCCTTCaggctcagctcaaatgtcacttccagGGCACTGCCCCGACCAGCTCTAGGCAGACGCGGGCCCTCCTCACACACACCCCGGCATCGCGCCTACATTCTCCTTACCGAGCAGACGACGCGTGGCCCACCACGCCGTCCCCTCACTGGACCCCCTGCCTGCGTTGGTCACAACTTACCCCAGATTGTCGAACAGACACGCAGGCCCCGAGGGAGAGGACGAGGACACCCGCCATCCCAGCCCCACCCAGTCCACCACACGGTGCCCTGGGCTTCAAATcaagtttaataaataaaacagcaagGGGGGTTCAAGGCAGTTATCACTCCACAGTGTGGTCCTTGGTGGGGGTGAGGGATGGTCGAGTCCACTCGGAAAGGTGCTCGGGCACAACAGGCCGACGGCACCCACCCACGGAGGACCCCACTCCAACGTGTAAACAGACAGACGAGGGGCGGGGAGAATGGGACTCCGAGCCAGCGTGCTGGGACGCTCCCACAGAAGAAAAGCCTGCAGGGCTGGGCAAACGAGCTGGAGTCGGGCCCGCGTGGCGGCGAGGGCAGCTGGCTCTTCTGGGGGCCCCTGCCTTGGTACTGGGGGAGGGCAGCAAAGAGGGTGTAAGCCACCTGTCTCCTCAAACCCACTTCTGGGGTTGCTGAGGGGCCCCCACCCCAACCGCTCAGGATCGGAAAGCAGGGatggaggggaggaggcagcaggggggTGTAAAGTGCAGCTTTTCCTGAAGTGGAGACgacggggtgggggggtggggggagccgGACAGCAAGGTATATGGCTCTGTGCCCCAAGGGGTTGGCACTGAGAAGCAGCTGCCCATGACCCCCCCAGCTGAGGCAGCCCACGGCCCTGCCAGGTGTGGAGAGACAGAGCCCAGTAGGGAGCTGAGGGTGCCCCAGCGGAGGCCGCTGGTGTGGGGCGGGGCGTCCTGCCGTCTCCCCGCCGGGGCAGCGACCCCTTCCCTCGCCTCTGCTGGCTGGAAGGGACTAGGCGGCCAGCTCTGCCCGGTGTCCCCAGGGCCGGGTCTTTCTGTCCCTGGCCGCCTGATGAACCCCACGTGCAGGCAGTAGCCTGGACCCGGGCAGCAGTGCCGGGCGCTGACGGTGCTGGGTATGACCCTGGGTCCAGTCTGTGTGGTTGGAGGCAGGGGCTCATGGCCCAGCTCCCTCACCCCAGTCCCGATGTGTTCTGAAGCAGAGGAGGTGCTGCCCCAAGGCCTGAGAGGGGGGAAGGGGTCAGAAGACCGACCGAGGCGGGCCAGCAGCAGCGCCAAGTCCAGTCTGGGCCACACACGCCTGCCCACAGCCAGGAATCAACAGGTCATCACGTTACAGCTGCAGGGGAGACCAAGAGAGAAGCAGAGTCAGTGAGGCCCACATGTCCACACGGCCTGGTGCCAGGGGCTGACCCGAGCCTCCCAGCCTTGCCCCTGCCCAGAACCTACACAGGTGAGTGTCAGCGATGCCCCCATGTCCACATGGCCTGGTGCCGGGGGCTGACCCGAGCCTCCCAGCCTTGCCCCTGCCCAGAACCTACACAGGTGAGTGTCAGCAACGTCCACATGTCCACACGGCCTGGTGCCAGGGGCTGACCCGAGCCCTGCCTCCCCCAGCCTACACCAGTGCAAGTAGCCTGAACAAGCCCCTACAGCAGCAGGCCCCATGCTCTGGGGGAGCTAgtggctggggcagggcagggagagcCCGGCGCCTGCCCTGTTTGTGGAGAATGTGGACCACAGGAATGTATTCTCCcgcaggaaatacagaaatcaaaccagaagtagaaaagaaagtaaagaaactgTCCTTGGGCCCTCGGGGCAAATCCGCCCCCTTCTACAGCTCAGCCTGAGGGCTGGGGGGACCTCAGCTGGGGTGCTGGGCAGCACTCACTGTGACAGGGGCTCCGAGTGTAGCCCGGGGGCCGGGCACGTGGGGTGGGCGGCCAGGAAGGGGTTCACGTCCCCAAGGCTGATGAGTCCAAACTCGGTGACTGACAAAGCCACCTGGGCAGGGGCCACCGTCTCCTCCGGGTCTGCACCcaggtccacatggctggggatgaGGGGCAGCTCCCCGGGCAGGGCGAAGTCCACGGCCAACCTCGGGCTGGCGTCTGGCTCCGGAGCAGCAACAGCTGGCAGGTACGAGGCTGGGTCGGCCGGGGCTGGGGGCAGACGGGGCAGGGGCACAGCGGGGGGCTCGTCCAGCTGTTGTTGGAAGGAACAGGGCTCTGGCTCCGAGGATGGGGGGCCACCAGAGGCCACTTCAGGCTCACTGAGACCACCAGCTGTGCCATCCATGCTCAGGGGCTCTGTGAACGAGAaggcagcagggggtggggccTGCCCACAGACTGGGCCGCAGCCACGCCACACTCAGTCACCTTGCACGGCAGGCTGTGGACCGGGCGGGCGCCCACCTAACCTTGCTGGGTCCAGCATAGCCCGTAGAACTCAAAGAAGCCTCtgcacaaacacaaaacaaaccagTTACGCTGACATCTGTGAGGCCACAGGCTGAGGCCCCAGCTTAAAAGGTCATAACATCACTGGATGGGTCACAACCCACATCTTTAAAACTAGAGCAGAAACAACAGACTTGGGTATAAATGATGCTTGGGGCAGTGAACTAGGGGGCAGGGTGATGTGGGCACCCCTGGGCAAACGAGCCACGTAAACCGCATTCTGAAAATGGGGCGACCCTCCCATGACTCAACCAGCTCAACGCAGGGCAAGAGAGCAAAGGGTCCCTGTCTGCACCCCACCTGCCCCCGCAGGTCTCCACCCTCGGACATGGTGAGAACTGCCCGAGGCCTCGTCGTGCTCCGTGGCGGCCTCAGGTGCAAGATGCTGGCGACAGCTCCAACACCCTGTCCTTCCTGAGTGTCCCAGTGACTGGGGTTATGTCCCCAGTGAGGGGCGGGCAGGCCCTCCTGGGACACCGAGGCCTGGAAAGCACCCCACCTGACCCTGTGGGGCTCCCTGGGGGTGGGCCACAGGCAGCCCTTCAGCAAGCCCAGGCAAGCACCGTCCGTGCCCTCCCCTCTCCTGGCCAGGTGTGCAGAGCCACATCCACACCACGTGGCGGGCCCTTGACTACCCAGACGCCCACCCGTCCCAGGCGCCAGGGACGGGGGGCTCCACCTGGCCTCGTAGCTCCAGACCAGCAGCCACCCCCAAGGCAGGTGACGCTCCCCATGTCTTACCTGTGTGCATCCCAGCCAGGGCGTCCTGCTCAGGGCAGGGGCGACCGGGGCCGTCAGGGTCACTGCCATCCAGGTCCTGGTCTGTGTCCCTGTGGGGAGAGGGCACCATGAAGGGCAGGAGCAGCTGAGAGAAGGGACGCCCCCATACAGGGGGTGCCACCCAGGCACCCACGTGCCCACTCCCGGTGGAGTGGCCTCCCATGGTTACTGCCGGGGAGCAGCGCTGCACGCACGTGGTTCCAGACGGGACGTACTTCCTCCGGCCCAGCCGCGTCTGCTGGGCAAAGTAGTCGTAGTGCTCCGACTTCTTCCACAGGTAGTAGTACTCTACACACTCGCCCACCGACCGCGTGCGCACCTGTGTAGAGGGATCAGGTGTCACCTCCGTCCCCAGCTGCCAGCCCCTGCACCCCCAACCCAGGACGTGTACTGGGATGGCACAGAAGGGGCACGGCACCCGCTGTGCTCAGATCATACAAGACCCTCCATGACCCTACTCAGGCCCACGGGCTACACCCACCATGAGCGAATGGGGGATCACAGCATGTGGCACTGACTCCTGTTTCAAGCCCCTGCAGAGCCCCCCAGCTCCTGGCTTGAgacctccctttcctttctgtaGCATCAGCCACACACACCGGTCCTCCAGGGTCCACAGACTCCCGAACGCACAAGTCCGTGGCACCTGCTCTTCCGCCAAACGAGTGAGCACTTCCCAGTGCACACAAGACCCCACGGAAGGACACACCGGTTCTGTGAACCCAACTCAGAATTCACAATGCAGCACGGAAAGGCCAAAACACATGCACGTCAGGAGTTTGCAGAGACAAGAAGGGACGCGGGGCAAGCGTGTTCCGCATAGCACCCGGCTCGGAGCTGGACGCACACCTGTCAACACCTCCTGCCTCTCCGCGCAGCACCCGGCTCGGAGCTGGACGCACACCTGCCAACACCTCCTGCCTCTCCGCGCAGCACCTGGCATGGAGCTGGACGCACACCTGCCAACACCTCCTGCCTCTCTGCCCCGGA
The Callithrix jacchus isolate 240 chromosome 20, calJac240_pri, whole genome shotgun sequence genome window above contains:
- the LOC118150987 gene encoding mesoderm induction early response protein 2-like isoform X4 — protein: MLRQAQGGAGEGLHLPGEEEEGPQSSADDLTPSMTSHEASDLFPNRSGSRFLADEVKEPGSSASSDTEEDSLPANKCKKEIMVGPQFQADLSSLHLNRHCEKIYENEDQLLWDPSVLPEREVEEFLYRAVKRQWHERARPQLPEGETVKDSEQALYELVKCNFNVEEALRRLRFNVKVIRDGLCAWSEEECRNFEHGFRVHGKNFHLIQANKVRTRSVGECVEYYYLWKKSEHYDYFAQQTRLGRRKYVPSGTTDTDQDLDGSDPDGPGRPCPEQDALAGMHTEPLSMDGTAGGLSEPEVASGGPPSSEPEPCSFQQQLDEPPAVPLPRLPPAPADPASYLPAVAAPEPDASPRLAVDFALPGELPLIPSHVDLGADPEETVAPAQVALSVTEFGLISLGDVNPFLAAHPTCPAPGLHSEPLSHCNVMTC